The genomic window TGCAGCTACCTGGGTTAATTCAGTGTAAAGCACATCATCATCAGCCGAAACCTCAGGATTAGTCATTTTACCATAACTACGGCGGATATTTTTGATTCGGCTTTCTAAAGTTTCTTTATCAGCTTTAATAACATATTCGGTAAATTTATCTTTAGATGAAAGATTTACATCAAAAGCAGGTGCTAAACCTAGCTCATAATCAAATTCGAAATCATCTGTATTATCCCATTTAAATTCGCGTTCATCGTCCATTTTAGGAAGTGGTTGACCTAAAATTTCTAATTTTTGCTCCGCGATATAGTTAGATAAAGTATCGTTTAACAAGTTGTTAACCTCTTCTACCAAGATACTTTTGCCATACATTTTTTTAATGTGGGCAGCAGGAACCATTCCTTTACGGAAACCAGGTAATTGTGCTTTTTTAGCTTGATCTTTAATGGCTTTCTCTACTTTTCCAGTGTAATCAGCAGGTGCGATTTTGATTTTTACAACAGCATTTAAGTTGCCGGTTTTTTCCTGTGTAATATTCATTTTTTCTGAGATATAGTAAGATGTGCTTTAGACGGGAGGTATGAGATATGAGATTTAAGAAGAAACCATATATCGCCACAACCGGCACAGCACATCAATTTTTATTAATCAATGTTTTTAAAAACAAAACCGTTCCGATTTTTAAATCGGAACGGCCTTTATCTTGTTGTGCGGAAGAAGGGACTCGAACCCCCACGCCGTGAAGCGCCAGATCCTAAGTCTGGTGCGGCTACCAATTACGCCACTTCCGCAGTTAGGATGTTGTAAGGACTGCAAAGATAGAAACAAGATTGAATAATCAAAAGGCATGGGCAATATTTTATCTATTATTTTGGTCAAAAACGGCTAACTATTTAGTTTTTAAGGAGAAAAATTTCAACAACAAAGACTTTTGCTGTGGTTTGTGGTAATATGGCTTCTTAAATGATCAGGGATATGGCCATAAAAAAACCGTTCTGATATTTAAATCGGAACGGTTGATCTTGTTGTGCGGAAGAAGGGACTCGAACCCCCACGCCGTGAAGCGCCAGATCCTAAGTCTGGTGCGGCTACCAATTACGCCACTTCCGCAGATAGGATGTTTTAAGGATTGCAAAGATAGAAACTAAATTGAATAATCAAATCTTTGCAATCCTTTGTGAAGAAACAAAATTTAATTTCCATGGTCGTGCGTACATCTTTGCAGTTCCCTAAGCACTGTCCGCCATTGCCAGCTTCACTGGCAATCTTAATGCATCAGAAAGTTAATGAACCATGGTTGAAGCTTTAAGATTCCCGTTTTCACGGGAATGACGCCATTGTCTTAACCACGCAGGTATCAAAATTTCACGAGGGTTACATCAACCAATTCAGGTCCGCCTTCTAATGGATAGCCAGAAACCTTTTTCCCTTTTATGGTAACTTTCTTATCTAAATAGGTATCAAGATTTATGTTTGCACTTTTTAAGGCATAAGTTTTATTGTCGGTCTTTAATAAATGTGTACCGTACTGAAACGTAGTCATGCCTAATTTTTCAATTGTTCCACTTGCAGTAACTGTAGTTGAGTTTCCTCCGTTTTTCATTGAACTGCAACTGGAAATTACGGCTACGAACAGGGATAGTATTAATACTTTTTTCATCAGATTATGATTTTTATTGTAATGGTATGATAACGGGATAACTTAACGGTATGCTACAAATTATGAAAATTTGCCTTTAAAAGCTAATAATTTGCTTCTGAAACTCAAAAAAGTATTGAACAGCTTTAACCAATCTGCTTCCATACCAGCTAAACATTTCTCCATCTACCAGTATAATTTTTGCTTCAGGAATGGCCGCCAGAATTTCTTCAATGTGTTTTTCTCCAAAAGGATAGGGCTCGGACGACAGTAGGATCAGTTCGCAATTTAAAGTTTTCAGTTCCTCTAGTGTAACCGACGGATAACGTTCTTGCATAATCACATTCGTCATACCATTAATCAGCAGAATATCATCAATAAAGGTATTTTTTCCAGCAGCCATGTAGGGCTTGCGCCAGATGAGATAGGCAACCTTTTTATCGATATGCTGTTGAAGTGCAAGTGTTTTCAGATCATTAAATCCAGCAGAAATTAAATGGTTAAGGTAACTGGCTTCTGGCTCGCGATCTACAAGCTCCCCTATTTGTCCAATGGTTTTCATCGCGTCATCCAAAGTGAAAATATCGCTCATCCAAACCGGAAAATCTGCTGCGAGCTCTTCTATATCACTTTGCGTATTCTCTTCTTTGTTGCCAATAATCAAATCGGGTTTTAAGTCTTTGATTAAATCGATGTTAAGCTTTTTTGTTCCACCAACCTTGGTTCTTTCTGCAAACTTTTCTATCGGATGGATACAAAATTTGGTCAATCCGATAATTTCCTGATCCAATCCCAAATCAAATAACAATTCTGTTTGTGAGGGCACGACAGAAATAATCCGTTTGGGTGGGAAATTGATGAAAATTTCCCTGCCCATTTGATCGATAAAGGACTTTTGCATGTTGCAAATATAGGATTTACTAAAGATTAGTCTGTTCAAGGAAGTCTTTTAAAAGAACATTCTTCATTCAGTAAATTTTTACCTCATCAATCTGCAATCAACATCTTTTTATATTCTTTTGGGGTAACGCCTTTTGCAAGCTTAAAAAATTTGTTAAAATTAGAAAGGCTGTTAAAACCACATATATAAGCCATTTCACTTATCTGGTGATCACTTTCGGCAATTAATTTGCAGGCATGACCAATTCTTACTTCATTAACAAAAGTTACAAAGGTTTTCTGTGTACGGTTCTTAAAGTATCTGCAAAAAGCCTGTTTATTCATATTGGTCATCTCGGCAGCATCTACCAACAAGATCTCCTTATTAAAATTATCAAAAACATATTTCAGAATTTTGTCCATCCTATCATTATCTTTTAACTGATAGTTATTGGTATAGCCCGGGCTCGCCAGTAACGCATAATCTTTATTTTGACAAAGCAGGTTTAAAATTTCGAGCACCCCAATTAAACGGGTTATTTCTTCTGTTGCCTGAGCAATTTTCAACAACAAAGGTTTTATTTCCTTTCTGGCCGAAAAGTTAAATTTCATTCCACGTTTAGCCAGTTGGAAAAAATTTTTAAGTTTCTGGATATGCTCTGGCTCATGAAAAATATCCAGTATTTTTTCGGGATGAAGAAAAAGCGAAATCGAATGTGCATGTGTATTTGGTGTCGAATCGCTAAAATATTGCTGGCTATTGTGCCATACATGAGGCAAATTAGCGCCTACAAAAATCATGTCTTCGTTATTAAAATCTTCAATACTATCACCGATCATGCGGCGCCCTTCACTCTCAACATTATAAGTGAGCTGGCATTCTTCGTGAAAATGGAATTCAGTAGAAAAGTAAGGCGCGTTTACAATCTTTATGCCGTAAACATCATTTACCTTTCCATCAAGTATTTTGGCGAAAATCGGTTTCATTTGATCCAGACTATTTGCTTTACCACCAATTATGATAGCTATTTGGTTATGAAAAACTAATTTACAACTTACATCTTAAATTACCAATTAACACAAAAAATATCAATAAAAAGGCTAATATAACATCACTATTAGCGAATTATACTTCAGTTAATCTCTTTTTTCATTAATAAATTAGCTATTACAAACACTAACCAAATTAAACAACATGCTTCATCATAAAATTATTGTACTAACAGGAGGTGCCGATGGCATTGGCTGGGAATGTGCAAAGGCCTATTCAAAAGCCGGTGCTACTGTTTGTATCCTTGATAAAAACCCAATAGCCGAAAACAAACTCAATGAACTCGAAAACGCGCAAAAAATAGCCATAACCTGCAATCTAGTTAACGAAAATGATGTAAAAGATGCTTTTAAAACGATCATCGAAAAGTTTGGTGTTATAGATGCTATACATAACAATGCAGGGATTGCGCATCCTTCAAAAACACTCGATCAGACTACAGATGCTGAGTGGGATTTGTTGATGAATGTTAATTTATAAAGCATTTTATATACCACCCGCCATGGCATCGAGCATCTTAAAAAAACAAAGGGCTGTATTTTAAATACCAGTTCGATGGTAGGCACCATTGGTCAAGACAATCATGCCGCTTATGTAGCCACAAAAGGTGCAATTAATGCCTTAACGAAAGCCATGGCTTTAGATTATGCGCCATACAAAATACGCGTTAATGCGGTTTCACCCGCAGTGATTAATACTCCAACCTTGCAATCATGGAGCAAGGAGCAGTCCAATAAAGAAGAAATACAATATTACTTAGATAAACTTCAACCATTAGGTAGCATGCCAGCTGGCGATGTAATTGCGGATGCTTGCTTATTCTTACTGAGCGATGCTGCAAGATTTATAACAGGAACTATTTTACCGATAAGCGGTGGCGCCGAACTAGGGTACAGGGCCGTCATATAATCCAGATTATTAACATGATAAGCAAAATAGAAATTAGCGACAAACGATTTGAACTATCAACCGGTGCAGGCAGCGATGCCATACATAAAGATCCTCAATATTCTTATGCAGTTACCAATTTAACCAACGAAAACGGCATAACAGGAACAGGCTTAGCCTTTACCCTAGGCGCTGGTAACGATTTGGTGTGCAATGCCGCTCAATTTTATGCCAATACCTTAAAGGGAAAAGATATTGAAGAACTGATGAGTGATTTTGGACAGACTTTTCGTACTTTATCAAACGAACAGCAATTTAGGTGGTTAGGGCCACATAAAGGTGTTGTACATTTAGGGTTAGCTTCTGTAACCAATGCCTGTTACGATTTATGGGCAAAAAAACGTGGCGTACCACTTTGGAAACTACTGATCGATTTGAGCCCCGAAGAAATTGTGAATACGCTCGATCTCTCCTATCTGGAAGATGTACTCACCAAAGAAGAGGCAATTGCCATGCTGCAGAGCCAAACCGATTTCAAAAAATCGAGAGAGGCTATTCTTGATATCGGTTATCCAGGATATGATACTTCTGTAGGCTGGTTTAATTACGATGATGAAAAGGTGCGCGAAAACTGCAAAAAAGCTATTGCCAATGGTTTTACCGCAATGAAACTTAAAGTAGGATCTGCCGATCCTAAGCGTGATATCAGAAGGGCAAATATTGTACGTGAAGTTGCTGGCGAAACCTCAAAAGTAATGTTAGATGCCAACCAGCAATGGACGCTGCCGCAAGCCATTTCAATATGTAACGAGCTTAAAAATATGAATCCTTTCTGGGTGGAAGAACCTACGCACCCTGATGATGTATTGGCACACCAGACTTTGGCTAAAGAAATTGCTCCAGTTAAATTGGCCTTGGGAGAACATGTACCCAACCGAATTATTTTTAAAAACTACCTGCAAACTGGCTGTACAGGTTTTGCGCAGGTAGATGCTGTACGTGTAGGCGGCGTTAGCGAATTCATTACGATTAGTTTATTGTGCAAAAAATTTGGTGTGCCGGTTGTACCCCATGTTGGCGACATGGGGCAGTTACATCAGCATCTGGTACTGTTTAATCATATTGCCATGGGCCACGAAGCTTTATTTCTGGAACATATTCCCCATTTAAAACAACACTTTAAAAATCCGATTAAAATTGAAAACGGAGTGTACATCACTCCACAAGAAGCGGGAAGCAGCTGTGATTTAAAATAACCCAAAATCTAACCAAATATGATCAGTACAACCGATATCATAATTACCATTGCTTATATACTTTTTATTGTAACCATAGGCTTATGGACAGGAACGAGAAAAAAGAAAAACGAAGAAACCACCAGCGGAGAATACTTTTTGGCGGGCAAATCGCTTAAATGGCCTATGATTGGCCTGGCGCTGTTTGCAACAAACATTTCGTGTCTCCATTTGGTAAGTTTGGCACAGAGCGGATTTGACAGCGGCCTTTTAAATGGCAATTTTGAATGGATGGCGGCATTTACCCTTATTCTTTTGGCCTTATTATTTATTCCTTTCTATATCCGTTCGGGCATTTCTACTTTACCCGATTTTTTAGAGCGAAGGTATAACCGGGCCTGCAGAGACTGGTTGGCATTCATCTCTATCCTATCGGCCATCATTATCCACATTGCCTTTTCTTTTTTAGCAGGTGGTATTGTACTCGAAACCCTATTCGGCATAGATATGTATGTAAGTATAGTGGTAATTGCCTCGCTAACCGGACTATACACCATTATTGGCGGCTTAAGGGCCGTGGTAGTTACCGAAACCATACAGAGTTTGGTGTTGATTACCGGCGCCATTATCATTACAGTTTTTGCGTGGAATAAAGTTGGTGGCTGGGACCATATGACAGGTATACTGGAAAAAGAAAATGCCATGGATAAGCTCAGTATGATACGCCCGATTGGCGATAAGAGTGGAATGAGCTGGATAGCCGTATTTTTAGGGTATCCGGTTTTGGGTATTTGGTACTGGTGTGCCGACCAAACCATAGTACAACGTGTTTTGGGCGCAAAAGATGAAAACCATGCCCGCGTAGGTACTTTATTCTGCGGTTTTATCAAAATTCTGCCGGTGTTTATTTTCGTGCTGCCTGGTTTGTTTGCCTATATCTTGTATAAATCAGGTACCATGGATTTATCGAGTTTGCAAACCGTTGGCGCCAATGGCGAAACAGTATTAAATACCAAAGGCATTTATACTTTAATGATTACCCAACTTTTACCAAAAGGATTGGTGGGGATTTTGGTAGCGGCATTATTATCTGGTTTAATGAGCCAAATAGCGGGGGCATTAAATTCTATCGCCACCTTAAGCAGTTATGATTTATACAAAAGATTTAAACCCGAAACCAGCGATAAAAAATTAGTTCGTGTAGGTCGCTGGTCGGCAGGAATTGCTTTAGCCGCTTCAATAGGCCTATTGCCATTATTAAATAGCTATCAAAGCCTTTTTGAAGGCATAAACGATGTAATCGCACATATTGCCCCTCCTATTACCTGTGTGTTCTTATTAGGAGTATTTTGGAAAAAAGCATCGGCAAAAGGAGCGCAATATACTCTGCTGCTCGGTTCTATCATTGGGGCGAGTGTTTTTGTGGTAAACAAATTATATGGCACAGAAACTATAATCGGTAAAATCCCCTTCATGATGATGGCATTTTACCTGTTCTGCATCTGTGTATTTATACAGGTTATATTTTCTTACATCTATCCTGTAAAACACACCGCCCAAAGCGAAGCCCTGTACTGGAATTCTATTTGGGAGCCCTTGAAAAGTAAAGGCTGGAGCGGAATAGGCAACTACAAATTTCTGTCGGCGCTTTTATTGGTGATAATGGGTGCTTTATATGTCTACTTTAAATAAAATTGATATGAATATGAAAAGATTTCTCTTGTTTCTCGTTGCACTAATTACTTTTTTCAGTGTAAATGCGCAAACCAAAACAAATGCTTCAGTAATGAACGATTTCATGAATAAACGGTTTGGTATGTTTATTCATTGGGGGCCAGTGAGTTTACGCGGTACCGAGATTGGCTGGAGCCGTGGCGATCAGGTTCCAACAGATGATTACGATAATCTCTATAAAGAATTCAACCCTCTTCTATTTGATGCCCGACGCCATTGTAAAAACAGCAAAAGATGCCGGAATGAAATATCTGACCATTACAGCACGTCATCATGATGGGTTCTGCTTATGGCCAACTGCATTTACTGATTTTAATATTACCAACACACCTTATAAAAAAGATATTGTTGGTGCATTAAACGAAGCCTGTAAAAAACAGGGAATTAAGTTCTGTATTTATTACTCGGTATTAGACTGGCATCATCCAGATTACCCGATCCACTCTCCAAAAAACCAAACGATTGATCCAAAATCAGACATGAGCCGATATATACTTTATATGAAAAACCAGTTAAAGGAGCTCATTACCAAATATGATCCTTATATGCTCTGGTTTGACGGACAATGGGAAAAACCCTGGACAGACGAAATGGGTAAAGATTTATATGCATATCTAAAACACCTAAAACCCGATATAATCATCAATAACCGCTTGGGAAAAGAATTTGCAGCAATGGAAAACAAAAACATTGACGCTTCTAAAATGATAGGCGATTACGACACGCCAGAACAGGTAGTAGGCAAATTAAATATGTTTACGCCATGGGAAAGCTGTTTTACTATCTGTAACCAATGGGCCTGGAAACCAAACGATAAAATGAAACCGCTAAAACAATGCCTTGAAATTATTTCGAAAACAGCAGGTGGTAATGGCAATCTTTTATTAAATGTAGGCCCTATGCCAGATGGCAGAATTGAAGCCCGCCAAATAGAACGCTTAAGAGAAATTGGCGATTGGTTAAAAACCAATGGTAAAGCCATTTATGGCACAAAAGGTGGCCCATTTCAACCGAACAATGATTACACAACGACCAGAAAAGGGAATAAAATTTACGTGCATGTATTAAACACCAATCTGGCCAAGTTGAGTTTAAAGGCTATCCCCGGTTTAAAAGTTAAAAAAGCATATCTGTTAAATAACCAAACCATTAATATGGAGCAAAAAGATGGCATTTCTCTACAACTTCCCAACAACCTGGCCAACCAATCAGATTATATTGTTGTGCTGGAATTAAATGGAAACGCAGAAAACATTCCAGTTATTGAATAAACCGATGAGGCTGTATTATAAATATAGAATTGTCATCCTGAGCTTGTCGAAGGACTTTTTTAATGTGTTAAAAGGCATTTCAAAAGGCTCTTTGTAGGAGTCCTTTGGACAACGTGACAAATTCAAAGTAAATTACAAGTTATGATAAAGCCTCTTTATAACCATTAAAAAGCAAATTGTATACTAATGAAAAATTTAAAAACAATGTACTTCTTGACCTTAGCTTTTGCGTTAATGGTTACTGCCTGCAATCCACCTTTAAAAACAGAAGCAAATTCACTACATACAGCGAACAAAGTGTTACGTTATGGCAGTATTACAGGCTTGAGGCCCGAAAAGGTGGCTTATTACAAAAAGTTACATGCTGCAGTATGGCCAGGGATATTAAAAAAAATAACAGCATGCAACATCCATAATTATTCCATTTATTTAAAAGAAATTGAGGGCAGACAGTATCTTTTTAGCTATTTCGAGTATACCGGAAACGATTTTGCTGCAGATATGAAAAAGATGGCTGCTGATACCGCTACGCAACGTTGGTGGAAAGAAACCGCGCCAACCCAGATCCCACTGCCCGATGCAGCTGCTAAAGGCGAAACCTGGAGCAATATGGAAGAAGTTTTTCACAAAGATTAGTAATACGGCATACAAATAAGGAGCGTTATATCAACTAAAATATTAGATAAACACCGCCTTTAATATTTCAGCTGCGTTTATCTCTCTAAGCTAAAGCTAAACTTAATAAAATTATATTTAACCTACCGCCACATCTTCTTTTACTACACCATCGGCAATGTGCAAAATCCTATTTCCGTATTGCGCATTTTTTTCGGAGTGTGTAACCTGGATAATGGTAATTCCATCTTCCTGATTTAGTTTTTTAAACAATGTCATAATTTCTTCTGCCTGTGCCGATTGCAAGTTACCCGTAGGCTCATCGGCCAGAATTATTGATGGTTGAGCGGCCAATGCCCTCGCTATACCAACCAATTGCTGCTGCCCACCTGAAAGTTGATTCGGAAATAAATCTTTTTTCGCCACAATATTAAAACGGTCTAACAGGTCAGCAATTCTACTTGCCCGCTCGGAGCTACCAACTTTTTTGTATAACAATGGTGCTTCAATATTTTCGTAAACGGTCATTTCATCAATCAAGTGGTAGGCCTGAAAAACAAAACCGATGTGATTTCGATAAAGTTCAATGCGTTTACGTTCATTCAACGAAGTTACATTCTCGCCCAAAAACTCATACGAACCATAAGTGGGTTCTTCAAGCATGCCAATAATATTGAGCAAAGTAGATTTCCCTGCACCCGATGGGCCCATAATGGAAACAAATTCTCCTTGTTTAATTGTTGTGGTAACCAAGCGCAACACGTAATTCTTAATGCCTTTGTTTGCGTAATATTTTTCGATGTTATTAAGTTGTATCATATTTTTAGGGTTTAGCGTAAAGTGGTTCGGGCCTGGCGTGGTTTTATCGCCTAACGCCAAACGCTATACGCAGTTTTATTCGTATTTTAAGGCCTCAACAGCATTTATTTTTGCAGTATGGTAGGTTTGCCAGGTAATTGTTAAAATGGAAATCAACAACGTCAGCGTTGCAGTTAACACAAACATCCATAAACTTAAAGATGTTCTTAATTCGAAATGTTGCAACCAATCGTGCATGATATAGTATGCAATTGGAAGAGATATTACAATTGCTATAAATATTAATTTTATAAAATTTAATGAGAGTAAGGTCATTAGTTCTGTAATTGAAGCACCCAGGATTTTACGGATACTCACTTCTTTTATTCTTTGTGAGGTACTAAAAGATGAAAGACCAAATAAACCCAAACAGGACACAAAAATGGCCAAACAACCAAATAGGTTGGCCAAAGCGCCTAAAATCCTCTCATTTTTTAATTTAATTTCATTTAAGCTGTCAATAAATTTTATCTCGACGGGAAAATTTGGGTTTATTTCTTTTACCAGTTTATCAATTACACGAACACTTTCACTCAAACTTTTAGCAGGGTTTAAGCGCATCGTAATTACATCACTGATATCGGCATAGGCAATAACCATCGGTGCGGCCACCTTACTGGGATCTCCCCAAACTATATTTTCAAAAACCCCCACTACATTTCGCTGAGCACCCTGATATAAAATCCTGGCGCCAATTGGATTTTTTAAATGCATTACCTCAACAGCTTTTTTACTTAACAGCAATGCGGCTGTATCCGATGCAAATTTTTGATTAAAATCTCTTCCTGCCAACAATTTAATATTTGTGGTTTTAATAAAATCATAAGTGGTGTAAATTTGATCGAAATCTACCATTTTATCACTTTCTGTCATTCCATCCCAACCTAAATCTCTAATGCTGCTGTTTTTATTTGAAATACTGCCTGATGATTGTGTTACGCCAATCACAGCGCCGCTGGATAACAACCTGGTTTTTAATAGGCTGAATTTTTCATACAATAATCCTTCATGAGGTATTTCTAACAACCCGGTTGATTTGTAGCCTAGAGGTTTATTTTTAATAAACTGAATCTGTTTGTAAATGGTTATGGTTGCTGCAATTAACACGATTGAAAAGCTAAATTGAACAACTACCAAGACCTGTCTGAAAGTTAAACCATATCCGGCCTTAAAATTTAAAGTTTTTTTGAGCGACTGTATAACGTTAAATCCAGAAAGATAAAATGAAGGATAGCTTCCTGATATAAAACCAGTTATGACCAAAACACTAAAAATCAGTATCCAATTGATTGGGTTTAAATAATCAAAAACAATTTCAATCCCCAATAACCGATTAAATATGGGTAGGCTAAATTCGAGGATAATAATGCTAAGCAGAATACTGATTAATGTTAAAATAAACGACTCTAACATGAACTGAAAAATCAGATCTGTTCTGGATGCACCCATTGTTTTCTTAACACCAATTTCTTTTGCCCTACCTTGTGTGCTGGCCGTTGCTAAATTCATAAAATTAATACAGGCAATAAGGAGGATACCTATAGCTAAGCCAACAAATAGTTGCACCTGGGAAATATTGCCACCAATACTTTTGCCATTTAAAAAGGTTCCGTACAAGTGTAATTTTGTTAACGGATAAATAAATACATCTTCTTTGGCTGTCGAAAAATGATTACTTATAAAACCCTTTAATTTTGCATTAAAGGCGGCAACATCTGTATGTTCATTTAGTTTTAATAAAGTATAATAATCGTGGCTTCCCCAATTTGGTTTTTTAGGCCATTGATTTAAATTTTCATATAAAGACCATGTTGTTAACGATTCAAAACCATAAGTAACATTGGTTGGAAGATCTTTGATTACTGCGGTAACTTTTAAATCAACCTGGTTTTCGAATCGTACCTTTTGATTGAGCGCATCAGTTTTGCCAAATATCCTTTTTGCTGCTGTTTCGGTTAATATAATCGAATTTGGATCATTTAATGCTTTCGCAGGGTTTCCACTCACGAAATCATAGTTAAATAACTGCAAAAAATCGGGATCGACATACCTGCTATCCAGCTTTAAACTTTCTTCGCCGTTAGCCACTAATCTTTTATAAACACCTGTAGCC from Flavobacterium sp. W4I14 includes these protein-coding regions:
- a CDS encoding L-rhamnose mutarotase (product_source=KO:K03534; cath_funfam=3.30.70.100; cleavage_site_network=SignalP-noTM; cog=COG3254; ko=KO:K03534; pfam=PF05336; superfamily=54909); amino-acid sequence: MKNLKTMYFLTLAFALMVTACNPPLKTEANSLHTANKVLRYGSITGLRPEKVAYYKKLHAAVWPGILKKITACNIHNYSIYLKEIEGRQYLFSYFEYTGNDFAADMKKMAADTATQRWWKETAPTQIPLPDAAAKGETWSNMEEVFHKD
- a CDS encoding alpha-L-fucosidase (product_source=KO:K01206; cath_funfam=3.20.20.80; cog=COG3669; ko=KO:K01206; pfam=PF01120; smart=SM00812; superfamily=51445), which translates into the protein MPDAIVKTAKDAGMKYLTITARHHDGFCLWPTAFTDFNITNTPYKKDIVGALNEACKKQGIKFCIYYSVLDWHHPDYPIHSPKNQTIDPKSDMSRYILYMKNQLKELITKYDPYMLWFDGQWEKPWTDEMGKDLYAYLKHLKPDIIINNRLGKEFAAMENKNIDASKMIGDYDTPEQVVGKLNMFTPWESCFTICNQWAWKPNDKMKPLKQCLEIISKTAGGNGNLLLNVGPMPDGRIEARQIERLREIGDWLKTNGKAIYGTKGGPFQPNNDYTTTRKGNKIYVHVLNTNLAKLSLKAIPGLKVKKAYLLNNQTINMEQKDGISLQLPNNLANQSDYIVVLELNGNAENIPVIE
- a CDS encoding putative ABC transport system ATP-binding protein (product_source=KO:K02003; cath_funfam=3.40.50.300; cog=COG1136; ko=KO:K02003; pfam=PF00005; smart=SM00382; superfamily=52540), which codes for MIQLNNIEKYYANKGIKNYVLRLVTTTIKQGEFVSIMGPSGAGKSTLLNIIGMLEEPTYGSYEFLGENVTSLNERKRIELYRNHIGFVFQAYHLIDEMTVYENIEAPLLYKKVGSSERASRIADLLDRFNIVAKKDLFPNQLSGGQQQLVGIARALAAQPSIILADEPTGNLQSAQAEEIMTLFKKLNQEDGITIIQVTHSEKNAQYGNRILHIADGVVKEDVAVG
- a CDS encoding putative ABC transport system permease protein (product_source=KO:K02004; cog=COG0577; ko=KO:K02004; pfam=PF02687,PF12704; superfamily=46785; transmembrane_helix_parts=Inside_1_20,TMhelix_21_43,Outside_44_279,TMhelix_280_302,Inside_303_326,TMhelix_327_349,Outside_350_374,TMhelix_375_397,Inside_398_417,TMhelix_418_440,Outside_441_662,TMhelix_663_685,Inside_686_712,TMhelix_713_735,Outside_736_749,TMhelix_750_772,Inside_773_789) translates to MFKLNLKIALRSLFKNKVYAAINIGGLAIGLTSCLLLMLYATYEWGYDKQFKNSAHIYQAMINLNDQKGQVIRTIDQSQNVMLGALKEEFPDVMYGARATGVYKRLVANGEESLKLDSRYVDPDFLQLFNYDFVSGNPAKALNDPNSIILTETAAKRIFGKTDALNQKVRFENQVDLKVTAVIKDLPTNVTYGFESLTTWSLYENLNQWPKKPNWGSHDYYTLLKLNEHTDVAAFNAKLKGFISNHFSTAKEDVFIYPLTKLHLYGTFLNGKSIGGNISQVQLFVGLAIGILLIACINFMNLATASTQGRAKEIGVKKTMGASRTDLIFQFMLESFILTLISILLSIIILEFSLPIFNRLLGIEIVFDYLNPINWILIFSVLVITGFISGSYPSFYLSGFNVIQSLKKTLNFKAGYGLTFRQVLVVVQFSFSIVLIAATITIYKQIQFIKNKPLGYKSTGLLEIPHEGLLYEKFSLLKTRLLSSGAVIGVTQSSGSISNKNSSIRDLGWDGMTESDKMVDFDQIYTTYDFIKTTNIKLLAGRDFNQKFASDTAALLLSKKAVEVMHLKNPIGARILYQGAQRNVVGVFENIVWGDPSKVAAPMVIAYADISDVITMRLNPAKSLSESVRVIDKLVKEINPNFPVEIKFIDSLNEIKLKNERILGALANLFGCLAIFVSCLGLFGLSSFSTSQRIKEVSIRKILGASITELMTLLSLNFIKLIFIAIVISLPIAYYIMHDWLQHFELRTSLSLWMFVLTATLTLLISILTITWQTYHTAKINAVEALKYE
- a CDS encoding hypothetical protein (product_source=Hypo-rule applied; cath_funfam=3.10.100.10; cleavage_site_network=SignalP-TM; pfam=PF01120; superfamily=51445; transmembrane_helix_parts=Inside_1_12,TMhelix_13_31,Outside_32_111) — encoded protein: MSTLNKIDMNMKRFLLFLVALITFFSVNAQTKTNASVMNDFMNKRFGMFIHWGPVSLRGTEIGWSRGDQVPTDDYDNLYKEFNPLLFDARRHCKNSKRCRNEISDHYSTSS